In the genome of Natronincola ferrireducens, the window TACTACTAGAGAAATTACTATACAATCCTATAAGTTACCTCAAGTTTTTGAGAATTATAAGATTGTTCATCTAACAGATTTACATGGTAAATCCTTTGGCAAGGAACAGAAAACTTTAGTAAAAAAAATCAAAAAAGCACAACCAGACTTAATTGTATTTACTGGTGATTTAGTAGATAGTAGACGTTATAATGAAGAACACAGTATTAAATTAATAAAGGAAATTACAGAAATTGCTCCCGTATATTATGTAACTGGTAATCATGAATGGCGATCAGGAAGATTTGAGACGTTAGAAAAAACTTTAGTAAATAGTGGTGTTAAAGTTCTTCGCAATACATCTGACAAAATTGAAAAACAGCAGGATGAAATTTATATTATAGGTATAGATGACCCAGTATCATATTACACAATTAACACAGAGAAAAATACTGTAGAGAATGCACTGGATATATCTACAAAAGGCATACCTAGTGATGGTAGCTTTAAAATATTATTAGCCCATAGACCAGAATTATTTGATCTATACAGCCAATATAATATTGATTTAGTTTTTTCCGGCCATGCCCATGGAGGTCAAATAAGACTGCCCTTTATAGGAGGGTTAGTAGCCCCCCATCAAGGGTTTCTTCCCAAATATACATCTGGGAAGTACATGGAGGGTAACTCTATTATGATAGTAAATAGAGGGCTGGGGAACAGCATTTTTCCTCAAAGGCTTTTTAATAGACCAGAAATTATAGTGGTTCGGTTAATTAATTAAGAGCCTAATAACCAACATTAATATAGGTTCTAAGAATACTTTTGGAAGAGATTCTGTTGGTATCGATAAGTATGTAATTTAAACAATATTTTTTATTTTGTATTGACAATTCTAATTAAGTATAATATTATTTAATTAATGAAACACTTAATTAAATACAAAGGAGTAAGTGATGAAGCAAATCGTACAGATATTTAAGGCACTAGGGGATGAAACAAGATTAAAAATATTAATTATACTTTTTAGAAGAAAAATATGTGCTAAGGGAATTGCAAAACATTTAGATATTTCTGAAGCAGCAGTATCCCAGCATATAAAGGTACTTAAAGAAGCAGGGATTATTGTTGGGGAGAAAGTAGGATATTTTGTTCATTACGATTTACAAGAAGTAGCACTTCAAGAAATAGTGGAATTTATTGAACAAATGAATAATGAGCACACAATAAATAGTTGTAAGCTAGGTATACATATGCCAAATGAATGTAAAGCATCATGTAAAGCAAATAAAAACAAATGTTGTCACAGAAACAAGTAAAACTCGAAAGGAGAAAGAATATGAAAGTATGTATTCCAGTTCAAGAAAATGAGGGTTTAGACAGTATTATCTATAATCATTTTGGTTCAGCTCCATTCTTCCTCATCTATGATTTAGACAGGGAAGAAATAAAAACCATCGAAAATAAAGATTTACATCATGCCCATGGAATGTGTCAACCCCTTAAGGCTTTGGGTGGAGAAACAGTTGATGCTATTTTAGTTGGTGGAATTGGTGGAGGGGCATTAATGAAGCTAAACAATCAAGGTATAAAAGTATATAAGGCTATTAATGGAACTGTATTGCAGAATATTGTTATGCTGAAAGATAATAAACTAATTGAATTCTCTATGAATAATAGTTGTAATCATCATGATTGTAATCATTAGTAATTGAGGAAGTCAAAAGGCATCTATCGCAAGGTAGATGCCTTTTAAAATGCAGAGAATAATTTTAAGGGGGTTAGAGTTATGGGTAGTTATGTAATGTATTTAGTAGTTATCTTACTTTTAATTATTTCTTATGTCCAAGATAAGAAAAAGACAACAATGGCTCTAAAAAAGGCTTGGAAATCATTTGTAAATATTTTACCACAATTTTTAGGAGTAATCATGGTGGTAGGCATCTTACTTGCAACATTTAATGCTGAATTAATATCAAAAATAATAGGCAGTGAATCAGGATGGCAAGGTGTGATTTTTTCTGCTGTTGTTGGTTCCATTACATTAATCCCTGGATTTGTAGCGTTTCCTACAGCAGCCATGTTATTAAATAATGGAGCAGGATATATGCAGATAGGTGCATTTATATCTGCATTGATGATGGTAGGTGTTGTTACAGCACCTGTGGAAATCAAGTATTTTGGTAAGCGACTTGCCATTATGAGAAACTTGTTAGCATTTCTATTTGCATTTGTCGTGGCATATATAATCGGAAAGGTGGTTGGTGGAATATGACTTTATTAAAAAAATATAGATTTTTTCTTATTACT includes:
- a CDS encoding metallophosphoesterase, translated to MSGDKMIVKTRKINKATIFFILMINLVLFLYFQNNMITTREITIQSYKLPQVFENYKIVHLTDLHGKSFGKEQKTLVKKIKKAQPDLIVFTGDLVDSRRYNEEHSIKLIKEITEIAPVYYVTGNHEWRSGRFETLEKTLVNSGVKVLRNTSDKIEKQQDEIYIIGIDDPVSYYTINTEKNTVENALDISTKGIPSDGSFKILLAHRPELFDLYSQYNIDLVFSGHAHGGQIRLPFIGGLVAPHQGFLPKYTSGKYMEGNSIMIVNRGLGNSIFPQRLFNRPEIIVVRLIN
- a CDS encoding ArsR/SmtB family transcription factor; this translates as MKQIVQIFKALGDETRLKILIILFRRKICAKGIAKHLDISEAAVSQHIKVLKEAGIIVGEKVGYFVHYDLQEVALQEIVEFIEQMNNEHTINSCKLGIHMPNECKASCKANKNKCCHRNK
- a CDS encoding NifB/NifX family molybdenum-iron cluster-binding protein, with amino-acid sequence MKVCIPVQENEGLDSIIYNHFGSAPFFLIYDLDREEIKTIENKDLHHAHGMCQPLKALGGETVDAILVGGIGGGALMKLNNQGIKVYKAINGTVLQNIVMLKDNKLIEFSMNNSCNHHDCNH
- a CDS encoding permease, which produces MGSYVMYLVVILLLIISYVQDKKKTTMALKKAWKSFVNILPQFLGVIMVVGILLATFNAELISKIIGSESGWQGVIFSAVVGSITLIPGFVAFPTAAMLLNNGAGYMQIGAFISALMMVGVVTAPVEIKYFGKRLAIMRNLLAFLFAFVVAYIIGKVVGGI